A section of the Candidatus Chlorohelix allophototropha genome encodes:
- a CDS encoding DUF4113 domain-containing protein, whose protein sequence is MTGLNLTVWWEKSRSPVCKNRLFPNSFTEPSHLRLANRCHKVETGLSQQGVQLSYFGEGVGQIEQQGRLMETVDSLNRRYGRNTLRLASAGIGQEWQMKPGRVSPPYTTSWEDLPTAWALDPVQISAG, encoded by the coding sequence GTGACGGGACTGAATTTGACCGTTTGGTGGGAGAAAAGCAGGTCGCCAGTTTGTAAAAATCGGCTGTTTCCCAACAGTTTTACCGAGCCGTCCCACCTGCGGTTGGCAAATCGCTGCCACAAGGTGGAGACGGGCTTGTCGCAGCAGGGGGTGCAGTTGAGCTATTTCGGGGAAGGAGTGGGGCAAATCGAGCAGCAGGGGCGGTTGATGGAGACGGTGGATAGCCTGAACCGGCGTTACGGGCGGAATACCCTACGGCTGGCGTCTGCCGGGATTGGGCAGGAATGGCAGATGAAGCCGGGGCGGGTTTCGCCGCCTTACACCACCAGTTGGGAGGATTTGCCCACAGCCTGGGCACTTGACCCGGTACAGATCAGCGCCGGGTAA
- a CDS encoding AAA-like domain-containing protein, producing MRVKFAYILAPRQIGKSSLMMRTSQRLSEEGVKTVIIDLTQLGTQVTAEAWYLGLLAIIEDQLMLDTSAVQWWKAHADLGITQRLTRFFEEVLLREVATPIVIFVDEIDTTLSLTFTDDFFASLRYFYQARVRLPEFQRLTFVLVGVATPSDLIRDPARTPFNIGQRLDMTDFSFEEALPLAQGLNVPPDSAPELLRWILKWTGGHPYLTQRLCRVVTEQQWEISWSEAKIDELVTNTFFGEKSEQDNNLQFVRDMLTRRSENAEEVLLTYREIRQERKVVLDQEQSLSKTQLKLSGLVKREGRALKVRNSIYRTVFDERWIKEHLPINWAKRLRQAFRLIAASLALALVLGGLAIYAFIQQGEASKQADEANMQRNTAETRRVEAENARVEAETARNQSDRLLRGSEAQALAFRSQTQTDPELALLLTIEAAQRIQDGKLEDSGGQVEAALRQALANYTPNIALRSSSSSVYTVNFSPDGKRLVVAGNDGYARVYEAGTNKETLALGGKFGPVYKAIYSPDGGTIATIDDRGNTIFYEAGSGKQLGEVITCQCFVNYLAYSPDGKMLAQGLDNNNRLVRVLDPATGKILWQQFDGGGNFNSAVFSPNGKWLAAASGNQLLLFDLTSNTIPPQKPFQILTSFDNPSTISTVFSPDSRWLILTSADNTARILDTTTGKYVATLKHNGYVNDAVFSPDGKQVLTASSDKTVKVWETESGKELLTFQNHTSAVEDVILSPDGKQAVSASDDATIRVWDYVSGKEIAVLRGHSGAVAGAVNHGGLSFSPDGKWLASASNDGTTRLWDWQTISQQRVILTANTNRVKSASYSPDGKTILTVADRNLPRLFDSKTGQPLQTLSGFLLHLSGGLTFFPASLSPDGKLAVTSSGYNDSTVRIWNLDSGKEQAFLDDEEFTNFVSSQDDKFVAAARKDFSLEIWAYEKDALILGGLKGHQAEITWLAFSPGNKYLASASRDQTARIWEVDSGKEVAVLQGHSGAVLALDYSPDGRYLITASADKTLRLWDSSNWQEIRVMQGHTAEIRSVAFSPDGQTVISGSADGTARAWDVVSGKELVVMRGHTGAINSVAISSDGKRIATAGEDGTARVWDAVSGNEQLVLKGHSGAVTAVFFKPDGSRVYTGGADKTFRLWDSASGVVLKVNTGLPKAVKRIYTTTADPESIASNWIPNVPLPQDPAYVVTDDILRGFDLLTGIGYYWIINTPTLTGAIFSPDSKLVATGGSDGVVRLWDSATGKLVRTLEGHTNLVGMSGNDGFSPDGQRLVTGSYDKTAIIWEVASGKQLVTLQGHADVVTLAAFSPNGKLVVTSSADNTARIWDASSGKQLQILKGHTAPLYTARFSPDSKFIITASIDATARIWDTTSGKELAVLLGHSGPLRDASFSPDGKNILTASEDFTAIIQPCEICSPFTQVLEQAKKTVTRSLTPDEKNQFGITTAAVLPLNPVSRWSRKQERA from the coding sequence GTGCGGGTCAAATTTGCGTATATCCTCGCCCCCCGCCAGATCGGCAAATCCAGCCTGATGATGCGCACCTCCCAACGGCTTTCTGAGGAAGGGGTCAAAACGGTCATAATCGACCTGACCCAACTGGGCACTCAGGTGACTGCCGAAGCTTGGTATCTGGGTCTGTTGGCGATTATCGAAGATCAGCTAATGCTGGACACCTCCGCAGTGCAGTGGTGGAAGGCCCATGCCGATTTGGGTATCACCCAACGCCTCACCCGGTTCTTTGAAGAAGTGCTGCTACGGGAAGTCGCTACCCCAATAGTTATCTTCGTAGATGAGATTGATACCACCCTCAGCCTGACCTTTACCGATGACTTTTTCGCCAGCCTTCGCTACTTCTATCAAGCCAGAGTGCGCTTGCCAGAGTTTCAACGGCTGACCTTTGTGCTGGTGGGAGTGGCTACCCCCAGTGACCTAATCCGTGATCCGGCGCGTACCCCCTTTAACATCGGGCAGCGGTTGGATATGACCGACTTCAGCTTTGAAGAAGCGCTACCCTTGGCGCAAGGTTTGAATGTACCGCCGGATTCTGCCCCAGAGCTATTGCGTTGGATCCTGAAATGGACAGGAGGACACCCCTACCTGACTCAGCGGTTGTGCCGGGTAGTCACCGAACAACAGTGGGAAATAAGCTGGAGTGAAGCAAAAATAGATGAACTGGTAACGAACACCTTCTTCGGGGAGAAGAGCGAACAGGACAACAACCTGCAATTTGTGCGAGATATGCTGACCAGACGCTCGGAGAATGCCGAAGAGGTGCTGCTGACCTACCGAGAGATCAGGCAAGAGCGCAAGGTGGTGCTGGATCAGGAGCAATCCCTGTCAAAGACCCAGTTGAAATTATCTGGGCTGGTAAAGCGGGAGGGACGGGCGTTAAAGGTACGGAATAGTATTTATCGGACAGTGTTCGACGAGCGCTGGATAAAAGAACATCTGCCGATCAATTGGGCGAAGCGTTTGAGGCAGGCATTTCGATTGATAGCCGCCTCATTGGCATTGGCGTTGGTGCTGGGAGGGTTGGCAATCTACGCCTTTATCCAGCAAGGTGAGGCGAGTAAACAGGCGGATGAAGCCAATATGCAGCGCAATACCGCTGAAACCAGAAGGGTGGAAGCGGAAAACGCGCGAGTGGAAGCTGAAACAGCTCGAAACCAGTCGGATCGCTTACTGCGTGGGTCAGAAGCGCAAGCGCTGGCATTTCGCTCTCAAACTCAGACCGACCCGGAATTGGCTTTGTTACTAACCATTGAAGCCGCCCAGCGTATTCAAGATGGCAAACTGGAAGATAGCGGAGGACAGGTGGAAGCGGCTTTGCGGCAAGCTCTGGCAAATTATACTCCGAATATTGCCCTGCGCAGTAGCAGCAGCAGCGTTTATACTGTGAACTTTAGCCCGGATGGAAAGCGACTGGTGGTAGCCGGAAATGACGGCTATGCCAGGGTTTATGAGGCAGGTACTAATAAAGAAACGCTGGCTTTAGGCGGGAAGTTCGGACCGGTCTACAAGGCAATCTACAGTCCGGATGGGGGTACGATTGCTACCATTGACGACCGGGGCAATACCATTTTCTATGAAGCGGGCAGCGGGAAACAGTTGGGAGAGGTAATAACTTGCCAATGCTTTGTGAACTATCTAGCTTACAGCCCCGATGGCAAAATGCTGGCACAAGGACTTGACAACAATAATCGCTTAGTCCGGGTGCTAGACCCGGCGACCGGAAAAATATTATGGCAGCAATTTGACGGGGGAGGTAATTTTAATAGCGCTGTTTTCAGCCCGAACGGAAAATGGCTGGCTGCTGCCAGTGGAAACCAATTATTACTGTTTGATCTTACCAGTAACACTATCCCACCTCAAAAACCCTTCCAAATCCTAACATCTTTTGACAATCCCTCAACAATAAGCACCGTTTTCAGCCCGGATAGTCGCTGGTTGATTTTAACCAGCGCCGATAATACTGCCCGTATTCTTGATACTACCACCGGTAAGTATGTCGCTACCCTAAAACATAATGGCTATGTAAACGATGCAGTATTCAGCCCGGATGGCAAACAAGTTTTAACCGCCAGCAGTGATAAAACCGTTAAAGTGTGGGAGACCGAAAGTGGCAAAGAGTTGCTCACCTTCCAGAACCATACCTCAGCGGTTGAGGATGTAATATTGAGCCCGGATGGCAAACAAGCGGTTAGCGCCAGTGATGATGCGACCATCCGGGTATGGGATTATGTCAGTGGTAAGGAAATCGCGGTGCTAAGGGGACATTCTGGCGCGGTAGCCGGGGCGGTGAATCATGGCGGGTTAAGTTTTAGCCCAGACGGCAAATGGTTGGCTTCAGCCAGCAATGATGGCACCACTCGCCTGTGGGATTGGCAGACTATCTCGCAGCAGCGGGTAATTTTGACTGCCAATACCAATCGGGTGAAAAGCGCCAGTTACAGCCCGGATGGGAAAACTATTCTTACGGTTGCGGATAGAAATCTGCCCCGCCTATTTGATAGCAAAACCGGTCAGCCGCTCCAAACCCTCTCGGGCTTTTTACTGCATCTTAGTGGCGGGCTTACCTTTTTCCCAGCGTCCCTCAGTCCGGATGGTAAGTTAGCCGTCACTTCGTCCGGATATAATGATAGTACGGTTCGGATCTGGAATCTCGACTCGGGCAAAGAACAGGCTTTTCTGGACGACGAAGAATTCACAAACTTTGTAAGTTCGCAAGATGATAAATTTGTAGCAGCTGCCAGAAAAGATTTCAGTCTGGAAATTTGGGCTTATGAAAAAGATGCGTTGATACTGGGTGGCTTGAAAGGTCACCAGGCTGAGATCACTTGGCTGGCTTTCAGCCCGGGTAATAAATACTTGGCATCTGCCAGTCGTGACCAGACCGCCCGCATCTGGGAAGTGGACAGCGGCAAAGAAGTGGCGGTATTGCAGGGACATAGCGGGGCGGTATTGGCGTTAGATTATAGCCCGGATGGTCGCTACTTAATCACCGCCAGCGCGGATAAAACCCTGCGCCTCTGGGATAGCTCTAACTGGCAGGAAATCAGAGTTATGCAGGGACATACCGCTGAGATTCGCAGTGTAGCCTTCAGCCCGGACGGTCAGACCGTTATTTCTGGAAGCGCCGATGGTACTGCTAGGGCGTGGGACGTAGTTAGCGGGAAAGAGTTGGTAGTAATGCGCGGTCATACTGGAGCCATAAACAGTGTGGCGATTAGCAGTGACGGCAAACGGATTGCTACTGCCGGGGAGGATGGCACTGCCAGAGTGTGGGATGCCGTCAGTGGTAACGAGCAGCTGGTACTAAAAGGACATAGCGGGGCAGTAACCGCCGTATTTTTCAAACCGGACGGCAGCAGGGTCTATACCGGTGGAGCAGATAAAACCTTTAGGTTGTGGGATAGCGCCAGCGGGGTGGTATTAAAGGTGAACACCGGGCTACCCAAAGCGGTGAAGCGAATTTATACAACCACCGCCGATCCTGAGTCTATAGCGTCCAATTGGATTCCCAATGTACCCTTACCACAGGATCCAGCCTATGTGGTTACCGATGATATCCTGAGAGGATTTGACCTATTGACAGGGATCGGCTATTACTGGATTATCAATACCCCCACCTTAACTGGAGCTATTTTCAGCCCAGATAGCAAGTTAGTAGCTACCGGAGGGAGTGATGGGGTAGTGAGATTGTGGGATAGCGCTACCGGAAAGCTGGTGCGTACCCTAGAAGGGCATACAAATCTAGTGGGTATGTCCGGAAATGACGGCTTTAGCCCCGATGGGCAGCGACTTGTAACGGGAAGTTATGATAAAACCGCCATTATCTGGGAAGTAGCTAGCGGCAAACAACTGGTTACCTTGCAGGGACATGCTGATGTCGTCACCCTCGCTGCCTTCAGCCCAAATGGGAAGTTGGTAGTCACCTCTAGCGCAGATAATACCGCCCGTATTTGGGATGCCAGCAGTGGCAAGCAGCTTCAAATTCTGAAAGGTCATACCGCCCCGTTATACACCGCCCGTTTCAGCCCTGACAGCAAGTTTATAATCACCGCCAGCATAGATGCCACCGCCCGCATCTGGGATACAACTTCAGGAAAAGAGTTGGCAGTATTGTTGGGACACAGTGGACCGCTAAGAGATGCCAGCTTCAGCCCGGATGGGAAAAACATCCTAACCGCCAGCGAAGATTTCACTGCCATCATTCAACCCTGCGAAATTTGCAGCCCTTTTACCCAAGTGCTGGAACAGGCTAAAAAGACCGTTACCCGCTCCCTCACCCCCGATGAAAAAAACCAATTCGGGATAACGACTGCCGCTGTTTTACCGCTCAACCCAGTATCCCGCTGGAGTAGAAAACAAGAAAGAGCTTGA
- a CDS encoding AAA-like domain-containing protein, which yields MSQQFQIGAIIAGKYQIKGEIGSGGLGSVYLATDLKLKRAVAIKTLRHNRTNFSQQLPGTFEEYLARFEREAAISSYFTANPNIITVFGLEQDETQHYYLIMEYFEGGSLSDLLKREGKLSIERACAITLDLCRALAEIHRHPADIVHRDLKPANVLLRANGQAVIADFGVAQIGHESKRESDIVAPHPGSQPYMSPEQRGNSGYLTPASDLYSLGLLLYEMLVGKMYSKIKKLPPSQLTPAIPVWLDSLLIKLLDNEPEKRYQQAEEVLSELQKGLDRLKSEEETAETTPLPGREKKADTPLHAEPYSEPVPLAQLLPLEKPEGTMSTQSHFYIERQSDPIALETIRQQGVTITIKAPRQMGKSSLLLRVREEALKQKKQVALLDFQLIDKPALTNPDLFFRQFCDWLTDELELASKVTEYWETPLGNSQRTTRYMQRYLLKTIEGPLVLAMDEVDRIFDTPFRSDFFGMLRSWHNSRQSQSLWQQLDLVLVTSTEPYQLIEDLNQSPFNVGEVIELADFSGEQVVELNRRYQTPLSPQELAKLITLLGGHPYLVRRGLYLVASGRITAQELFSRATQEQGPFGDHLRNHLFRLYEREELVEGMRQVLQKQQCLDERVYFRLRGAGLVKREGRLVVPRCQLYSEYFRAVALEQGQIPASPLASEVGSGAAKTPLAGLSERELEVLKLVVEGMTNAQIAEKLVLSIHTVNSHVSSIYGKLEVTSRTEAARYATQHKLV from the coding sequence ATGAGCCAGCAATTTCAAATCGGCGCTATAATCGCGGGAAAATACCAAATCAAGGGTGAAATCGGCAGTGGCGGGCTTGGCTCGGTCTATCTCGCCACCGACCTCAAACTCAAAAGAGCGGTAGCCATCAAAACCCTGCGCCATAACCGCACTAACTTTAGCCAGCAACTCCCCGGCACTTTCGAGGAATACTTGGCACGCTTTGAGCGAGAAGCCGCCATCAGCAGCTACTTTACCGCCAACCCCAATATTATTACCGTCTTTGGGCTTGAACAAGACGAAACCCAACACTATTACCTGATTATGGAATACTTTGAAGGCGGCTCCCTCTCCGACCTGCTCAAGAGAGAGGGCAAGCTCTCAATTGAAAGAGCCTGCGCTATCACCCTCGACCTCTGCCGGGCTTTAGCCGAAATCCATCGCCACCCTGCCGACATAGTTCATCGCGATCTCAAACCCGCCAATGTCTTGCTCAGAGCCAACGGACAGGCGGTTATCGCCGATTTCGGGGTAGCCCAAATCGGACACGAGAGCAAGCGAGAATCCGATATAGTTGCGCCTCATCCCGGTTCTCAACCCTACATGTCCCCCGAACAGCGGGGCAACAGTGGCTACCTAACCCCTGCCTCCGACCTCTACTCGCTCGGTTTACTGCTCTATGAAATGCTGGTGGGCAAAATGTACAGCAAAATCAAAAAGCTACCCCCCAGCCAGCTAACCCCTGCCATTCCAGTTTGGCTGGACAGCTTGCTCATCAAACTGCTGGATAATGAACCCGAAAAACGTTACCAACAAGCCGAAGAGGTGCTTTCAGAACTACAAAAGGGACTGGACAGGCTCAAAAGCGAGGAAGAAACTGCCGAAACTACCCCCTTGCCGGGAAGGGAAAAGAAAGCCGATACGCCCCTCCACGCTGAACCCTACTCTGAGCCGGTACCGTTGGCGCAACTCTTGCCCTTGGAAAAGCCGGAAGGCACCATGAGCACCCAATCCCACTTCTATATTGAGCGCCAATCCGACCCCATCGCGCTTGAGACCATCCGACAGCAAGGGGTTACCATCACCATCAAAGCCCCTCGCCAAATGGGTAAAAGCTCGCTGCTGCTCAGAGTGAGGGAGGAAGCTCTCAAGCAGAAAAAACAGGTGGCACTACTGGACTTTCAACTTATCGACAAACCGGCTCTCACCAACCCTGACCTCTTCTTTCGCCAATTCTGCGACTGGCTCACCGATGAACTGGAACTTGCCAGCAAAGTAACCGAATACTGGGAAACTCCCTTGGGCAACAGCCAGCGCACCACCCGCTACATGCAGCGTTATCTGCTCAAAACCATCGAGGGACCACTGGTGCTGGCGATGGACGAAGTGGATCGCATCTTTGATACCCCCTTCCGCTCCGACTTCTTTGGAATGCTCAGGAGTTGGCACAACAGTCGGCAGAGCCAATCGCTGTGGCAGCAACTCGACTTAGTGCTGGTCACCTCCACCGAACCATACCAATTGATTGAAGACCTAAACCAATCGCCTTTTAACGTGGGGGAGGTGATTGAACTGGCGGATTTCAGTGGGGAGCAAGTCGTCGAACTGAACCGACGCTACCAAACCCCTCTTTCCCCCCAAGAACTGGCTAAACTGATAACTTTGCTGGGTGGACATCCTTACTTGGTAAGGCGGGGGTTGTATCTGGTAGCCAGCGGCAGGATTACGGCGCAGGAGTTATTTAGTCGGGCTACTCAAGAGCAAGGACCCTTTGGCGACCATCTCCGAAATCACCTCTTCCGGTTGTATGAGCGGGAGGAACTGGTAGAAGGAATGAGGCAAGTGTTGCAAAAGCAGCAGTGTCTGGACGAGCGGGTATATTTCAGGTTGAGAGGGGCGGGCTTGGTGAAACGGGAGGGACGGCTGGTAGTACCGCGTTGCCAACTCTATAGCGAGTATTTCAGGGCAGTAGCGCTGGAGCAGGGACAAATACCGGCAAGCCCGCTAGCCTCAGAAGTAGGGTCAGGTGCAGCCAAAACACCACTGGCGGGGTTGAGCGAACGGGAACTGGAAGTGCTGAAACTGGTAGTGGAGGGAATGACCAACGCGCAGATAGCGGAAAAGCTGGTATTGAGCATCCACACGGTGAACTCGCACGTCAGCTCGATATATGGGAAGTTGGAAGTGACCTCCCGCACCGAGGCAGCGCGTTACGCCACCCAGCACAAGCTGGTTTAG
- a CDS encoding SGNH/GDSL hydrolase family protein — MRHVHFRFGFSLMLCVLLGLLLSACGDNTATAVPIVTATAAPITTATRITTPATTTVASVATTTASATTSAATTAIASVATTTASTTTSAATTASSTLPQLIFVGNSLVSGYGLSNTDSFPYQTWKLLGMDKYDMQNLGMNSNYGSTTTEMLTYSPAIDALYAASRKNIIVVLEGLNDWGSGVSSDKAYQNLADYCKARKDKGYKVVIVTLIGVAGEQPFPVAEFEKHQQFVNTAIRKNWQNYADALADVATDPNIGTNRAELTEYYQSDGRHLSPKGAEIIAQIVKNAVIKL, encoded by the coding sequence ATGAGGCATGTCCATTTTCGATTTGGCTTCAGCTTAATGCTATGCGTGCTATTGGGTTTGCTGCTTTCAGCATGTGGGGATAACACCGCCACTGCGGTTCCAATTGTAACAGCAACAGCCGCTCCTATAACCACTGCGACTCGGATAACAACCCCAGCGACAACTACAGTTGCAAGTGTAGCAACAACGACTGCTTCAGCCACAACTAGCGCAGCGACAACTGCAATTGCAAGTGTAGCAACAACGACTGCTTCAACCACAACTAGCGCAGCGACAACTGCCAGTTCAACGTTGCCCCAACTTATTTTTGTGGGAAACTCGCTTGTCTCCGGATATGGTCTGAGTAATACCGATAGTTTTCCCTATCAAACTTGGAAACTTCTAGGGATGGACAAGTACGATATGCAAAACTTGGGTATGAACAGCAATTATGGTAGCACTACTACAGAAATGCTGACTTACAGCCCTGCTATAGATGCCTTATATGCCGCAAGTCGAAAGAATATAATTGTTGTTTTGGAAGGTCTGAACGATTGGGGCTCCGGTGTTTCCTCGGACAAGGCTTACCAGAATCTAGCGGACTATTGTAAGGCTCGGAAAGACAAAGGTTATAAAGTGGTAATAGTGACTTTGATAGGAGTGGCTGGAGAACAGCCCTTTCCGGTGGCAGAATTCGAAAAGCATCAGCAATTTGTAAATACAGCAATTCGTAAAAATTGGCAGAATTATGCCGATGCGCTTGCTGATGTAGCGACTGATCCAAATATCGGCACTAACCGAGCGGAATTAACTGAATATTATCAGAGTGATGGGCGGCATCTCTCCCCAAAAGGGGCGGAAATTATAGCTCAGATAGTAAAGAATGCCGTAATAAAGCTCTAA
- a CDS encoding methyltransferase family protein: MLGLWTLAVVLVLDSRNGWSSIPVYLIPIGDLLDAAGLILVWLVFRANPFAGATVTVETEQTVISTGPYAHIRHPFYSGLLLVFLGAPVALGSWWGLVLFPALLSIFIWRLRDEESYLAEHLPGYQDYCNKVTHRLIPLIW; the protein is encoded by the coding sequence ATGCTCGGCTTATGGACCCTTGCGGTGGTTCTGGTGCTTGATAGTCGCAACGGATGGTCAAGCATCCCCGTCTACCTTATACCAATCGGGGATCTGCTGGATGCTGCCGGTCTCATCTTGGTCTGGCTGGTGTTTCGGGCTAACCCCTTTGCCGGGGCGACGGTTACTGTGGAAACCGAGCAGACGGTTATCTCAACCGGACCATATGCACATATCCGCCACCCGTTTTACAGTGGATTGTTGCTGGTGTTTCTTGGCGCTCCGGTGGCGTTGGGATCATGGTGGGGGCTTGTTCTCTTTCCCGCCCTCCTGTCTATATTTATCTGGCGGCTCAGGGATGAGGAAAGCTATTTGGCTGAACACCTTCCAGGTTACCAGGACTACTGTAACAAAGTAACCCACCGACTAATTCCTTTAATCTGGTGA
- the tnpC gene encoding IS66 family transposase, which translates to MTPAQELEQLRIENAQLREQLTSRDALVTQLIERIQTLEARLSQDSHNSSKPPSSDGFKRSPKKRSLRKSTGKKPGGQPGHEGQALKQSENPDAVIAHLPTTCEKCQTDLTKEAALPHFEPRQVFELPTQLKLHVTEHRTYSKKCPTCQTVTKAKFPQSVKNWVQYGPGFRALAVYLITYQLLPYARVCELLNEIYSESLSPGSLVNMIAECYEQLAEPEKTIKTALTQAKVLHCDETGLYVEGKRHWLHVASTPHLTHYAHHLRRGSKATDEIGILPTFQGVAIHDGWSNYLRYACTHGLCNAHHLRELAFVHEQLKQAWAAEFTTLLVDLKEEVEVAKARSETSLSSARLAHFEERYQQLITQGLAANPPPEGGWPCGKRGKPRQSKPKNLLDRLDKQRHQVLLFAYRFDVPFDNNLAERDIRMVKVQQKVSGCFRSQEGASFFCRIRGYLSTMKKQGENLLVALLDTFCGHPPLPKLLV; encoded by the coding sequence ATGACACCTGCGCAAGAACTAGAACAACTTAGAATAGAAAATGCCCAATTGCGAGAACAACTGACTTCACGGGATGCCTTGGTTACCCAACTGATAGAGCGAATTCAAACCCTTGAAGCCCGGCTCTCTCAAGATAGCCATAATTCATCAAAACCACCCTCTTCCGACGGGTTTAAGCGCTCGCCCAAAAAACGCAGCTTGCGTAAATCCACCGGTAAGAAACCGGGTGGTCAACCTGGTCACGAGGGTCAGGCTCTTAAACAAAGCGAAAACCCAGATGCAGTGATTGCGCATCTGCCCACCACCTGTGAAAAGTGCCAGACTGACTTAACCAAAGAAGCAGCGCTACCTCACTTCGAGCCTCGTCAGGTTTTTGAGCTGCCTACTCAACTCAAACTGCACGTCACCGAACACCGCACTTACAGCAAAAAGTGTCCTACTTGTCAGACTGTTACCAAAGCCAAATTCCCGCAGTCCGTCAAGAATTGGGTGCAATACGGACCTGGGTTTCGGGCTCTGGCAGTTTACCTGATCACTTATCAACTGCTGCCTTATGCCCGGGTGTGCGAGCTACTTAATGAAATCTACAGCGAAAGTCTTTCACCCGGCAGTTTGGTCAATATGATAGCGGAGTGCTACGAGCAATTGGCTGAGCCAGAAAAAACCATCAAGACAGCGCTTACCCAGGCCAAAGTGTTACATTGCGATGAAACCGGGTTGTATGTAGAAGGCAAGCGCCACTGGCTGCACGTAGCCAGCACACCACATTTAACCCACTATGCTCACCATTTACGGCGTGGTAGTAAAGCCACGGACGAGATTGGGATTTTACCGACTTTCCAGGGAGTAGCGATCCACGACGGTTGGTCTAACTATCTGCGCTATGCCTGTACCCACGGTCTGTGTAACGCCCATCATCTCAGGGAACTTGCTTTTGTCCACGAACAACTCAAGCAGGCGTGGGCGGCTGAGTTCACCACCCTTCTTGTGGACTTGAAAGAAGAAGTGGAAGTCGCCAAGGCCAGGTCTGAAACCAGTTTAAGCAGTGCACGGTTAGCGCATTTCGAAGAGCGCTACCAGCAATTGATCACACAGGGTCTGGCAGCTAATCCTCCTCCGGAGGGTGGTTGGCCTTGTGGAAAACGGGGCAAGCCCCGGCAGAGCAAGCCTAAGAACTTACTGGATCGGCTGGATAAACAGCGTCATCAAGTGCTGCTGTTTGCCTACCGTTTTGACGTGCCTTTTGATAACAATTTAGCCGAGCGTGATATTCGGATGGTTAAAGTGCAACAAAAAGTTTCAGGTTGTTTTCGCAGCCAGGAAGGTGCCAGCTTCTTTTGTCGGATAAGAGGCTACCTTTCCACCATGAAAAAGCAAGGTGAAAACTTGTTGGTTGCGCTCCTTGACACTTTTTGTGGGCATCCTCCCCTTCCCAAGCTTTTGGTCTGA
- a CDS encoding IS4 family transposase: MSDNLRRHRAIKQQLLQLHPQAQGRELQYLTILAMVISGIVGSRHSALPNIAAKVPDKTKRESRIIRMRRLLKNDNFNQKVVYAPFAKQLLSSLCHCPLVLVIDGSQVGAGGMGLVISVVYQGRALPLGWLVVKAKKGHLAQALHIRLLKQVHSLVPSGSQVVFLGDGEFDGCRLLRRLDYYGWQYVCRTAKNSQVWLDEQAHYAISKLGVQPGQVVSQSGVAFSKHEYGPVLVIAVWQKPYREPLYLVSNLALAQEAIRYYKKRFRIETFFSDSKSRGFRLDKSHLDDPKRLERLLLAACLAYLWIVHLGTIALAEGWNRVIHRTERLDLSLFNLGLNLLEHFLNEHLPLPVAFIPFLLEDF; the protein is encoded by the coding sequence ATGAGTGACAACCTTCGCCGACATCGTGCCATAAAACAGCAATTGTTGCAACTCCACCCACAAGCGCAGGGGCGCGAATTACAATATTTAACAATTCTAGCGATGGTGATCAGTGGGATTGTAGGTAGTCGGCATAGTGCGTTGCCTAATATCGCCGCCAAAGTGCCAGATAAAACTAAACGGGAAAGCCGCATCATCCGAATGCGCCGATTGCTCAAAAATGATAACTTTAACCAAAAAGTGGTGTATGCTCCTTTCGCCAAACAATTGCTGAGTAGCCTGTGTCATTGTCCACTGGTACTGGTGATAGATGGCAGTCAGGTTGGTGCTGGTGGAATGGGCTTAGTAATCAGTGTAGTATATCAGGGGCGGGCTTTACCTTTGGGTTGGTTGGTGGTTAAGGCTAAAAAGGGACATTTAGCTCAAGCTTTGCACATCAGATTGTTAAAGCAAGTTCACTCGTTGGTTCCGTCTGGTAGCCAAGTAGTCTTTTTGGGTGATGGTGAATTCGATGGCTGTCGTTTGTTAAGACGGTTAGATTATTACGGTTGGCAGTATGTCTGTCGTACTGCTAAAAATAGCCAGGTCTGGTTGGATGAACAAGCTCATTATGCCATCAGTAAGTTAGGGGTTCAGCCTGGTCAGGTAGTGAGTCAGAGCGGCGTAGCATTCAGCAAACACGAGTACGGACCAGTACTGGTCATAGCGGTCTGGCAAAAGCCTTACCGTGAGCCACTTTATCTGGTGAGTAATTTGGCTCTAGCCCAGGAAGCAATCCGGTACTACAAAAAGAGGTTTAGGATTGAAACCTTCTTTTCCGATAGCAAGAGCCGAGGGTTTCGGCTGGACAAGAGCCATTTGGATGACCCTAAACGGCTAGAAAGGTTATTGTTAGCGGCTTGTCTGGCTTATCTTTGGATTGTACATCTGGGTACGATAGCTTTAGCTGAAGGCTGGAACCGGGTCATTCATCGCACCGAACGACTGGATTTGAGCCTGTTCAATTTAGGTTTGAACCTGCTTGAGCATTTTTTGAATGAACATTTACCCTTACCAGTCGCCTTTATCCCTTTTCTTTTAGAGGATTTCTAA